A genomic segment from Candidatus Viadribacter manganicus encodes:
- a CDS encoding acyl-CoA dehydrogenase family protein — MTFTLNDEQRMLKDAARDFFREQAPVTRLRKQRDEKKNGRDPDLWREMAAMGWAGVIIPEEFGGVGLGYVALGAVLEEGGRTLVASPLHSSALAGASALLLAGTDAQKQEWLPKIAAGEVTATIAIDEGAHHAPTKSKMKFDGGKLTGEKKYVADGHIADLIIVAGADALYLVKSDAAGLTRRELITADSRGAADLKFEGVAAQKMNGGADVIDAILDRARIGLAAEMVGQASEAFEITSEYLKTRRQFGQVIGGFQALQHRAAKLFTDLELTRSCVLAALDALDRNSNNIAEYASLAKARASETVHLASNEMVQLHGGIGMTDEHDAGLYLKRARVAEALYGGASFHRDRYASLLGF; from the coding sequence ATGACGTTCACCCTGAATGACGAACAGCGCATGCTGAAAGATGCGGCGCGCGATTTCTTCCGCGAGCAGGCGCCGGTGACGCGTCTTCGCAAGCAACGCGATGAGAAGAAGAACGGTCGCGATCCGGATTTGTGGCGCGAGATGGCGGCGATGGGCTGGGCCGGGGTGATTATCCCGGAAGAGTTCGGCGGCGTCGGTTTGGGTTATGTCGCGCTGGGCGCCGTGCTCGAAGAAGGCGGGCGCACGTTGGTGGCTTCGCCTCTGCACTCGAGTGCCTTGGCCGGCGCGAGCGCGTTGTTGCTCGCCGGCACGGATGCGCAGAAGCAGGAGTGGCTGCCGAAGATCGCCGCCGGTGAGGTGACGGCGACGATCGCGATCGACGAAGGCGCACACCATGCGCCGACGAAGTCCAAAATGAAGTTCGACGGCGGCAAGCTGACGGGCGAGAAGAAATATGTCGCCGACGGTCACATCGCCGATCTCATCATCGTGGCGGGCGCGGATGCGCTTTATCTCGTGAAGAGTGATGCGGCTGGGCTAACGCGCCGTGAGTTGATCACTGCCGATAGCCGCGGCGCGGCCGATCTCAAATTCGAGGGCGTGGCGGCCCAGAAAATGAACGGCGGCGCCGATGTAATCGATGCGATCCTGGATCGCGCACGTATCGGCCTTGCGGCCGAAATGGTGGGGCAGGCGAGCGAGGCGTTCGAGATTACGAGCGAGTATCTCAAGACGCGGCGCCAGTTCGGTCAGGTCATCGGCGGCTTCCAGGCGTTGCAACATCGCGCGGCGAAGCTCTTTACCGATCTGGAGCTAACACGCTCATGTGTGCTGGCGGCGCTCGATGCGCTGGATCGCAACTCCAACAACATTGCGGAGTATGCAAGCCTTGCGAAGGCGCGCGCATCCGAGACGGTGCACCTCGCGTCCAACGAGATGGTGCAACTCCACGGCGGCATCGGCATGACCGACGAGCACGACGCTGGGCTTTACTTGAAGCGCGCGCGCGTCGCTGAGGCGCTTTACGGCGGCGCCAGCTTCCACCGTGATCGCTACGCGAGCCTGCTCGGGTTCTGA